GTTgaaggcagtggcggcggcgtcggtccAGTAGAAAGCCTCCCGCTTAAGGAGGAATGTCAGGGGTGCAACGATGATGTCGTAGTTGTGAATGAAGCCCGTGAGGCCGAGGAAACTGTGTAGAGCTCAGACGGACCACAACGTTGGCCAACCTTGTACTGCCACAATTTTGGCCGGGTCTATGGCCACGGCATCCTTGGAGATGAAGTGGCCCAGGTATTCCACCCGACGCTCCGCGAACGAGCACTTGGAGCACTTGAGGAACAAGCTGTGGGAGCGCAGGGTGGTCAAGACCGCTCGGATGTGTTGCGGATGCTCGGTGAGGGATGTGCTGTAGATCAAAATGTCGTTGAAGAACACGAGCACAAAGCAACGCAGGAAGGGGTGAAGGACCTCATTCATGAGAGATTGGAACGTCGCCGGGGCGTTTGTCAAGCCGAAGGCCATAACCATGAACTCACAGTGGCTGTGGTGAGTCCGGAACGCCATCTTGTGAATGTCACATCGTGCATCCGGACTTGGTGATAGCTGCTGTGAAGGTTGATTTTGGTGAAGTAGGTGGCGCCGTTGAGCTTGTCCAACAGTTTGTCGACGACTAGGATGGGGAACATGTCGCGCACCATCTTGGCGTTGAGGGCGCAATAGTCAACGCAGAATCACCAAGAGCCATCCTTCTTGCGCATGAGGAGGACCGGTGATGAGAATGCTGATGTGTTGGGGCGGATGAGGATATGTTGTAGCATCTCTGCACactggcgctcgagctcatctTTGAGCTACTGGGGGTAGCAGTAAGGACGGACCATGACCGACGAAGTGCCTGGGAGGAGATGGATCTGGTGATCACAGGGCTGAGCTGGAGGCAGCGAGGATGGTGGGGCAAAGACGTCGCTGAACTCAGCGAGGAGCAGTTGGAGGAGGTCCAGGCGTTCGACGGTGTGAAGGGCCAGATCTCTGGGCACTGTGACGCTGGTCCACTGGACGTGACGGTCCTGTCGCCAGAACGCCATGGTCTAGCGCTCAAAGTCCCAAAGGATGGGGCCCAGGGACTTGAGCCAGTGGTAGCCCAGCACAAGCTCGTAGTCAGGGAGGGGAAGGATGAAGAGGTCGATGAATAATCCCTCATTGCCGATGGTGACAAGAACGGCGGCGTAGACTCCAGCGCAGTGGGCGCGATCCCCATTGGTGACCCCCACGATGAGGTCTGGGCGTGGCGCTGGCTGGAGAACGAGGTGGCGGGCTATGTCCATGGCGATGAATGAATGCGTAGACCCCGAATCCATGAGGGCCCAAAGGGAGGCGCCGGCGATGGAGGTGGCCAGGTGCATGGCGTCAGCTGTCTTGATTCCAGTGAGGGCGTGGAGGGAGATCTCGATATCGTCGGAAGGAGCTGGCTCCGTCTCCGCGTCATTATCAAGCTCCATTAGGTACAAGCCCTTAGTCGTGCAATTGTGGTCCTTGGGGAACTTCTCGAGGCAATTGAAGTAGAGGCCCTCTGCCCGGTGCTAGGCCATCTCCTGCGGCGTCAAGCGCTTGAAACGAGCGCTTGCTGGAGGGGCGGTCTTGGTTGGGGTGGACAGAGTTGACGGCGCTGTCTTGGCGCCTGGCGGTGGCATCTGGGGACCAATCGGGGTGTGAAACGAGGGCGACCGGACCGGGGGGTTGGTGTAGGCGGGTGAGCGGGCCGGTGCCGCAGCGCCATCGTCATTGTCATCCAGCTGCAGGTGGTGCTCGAAGGCCCGAGCAAGACCCATAGCGTCATCGAGGGTGGCCGGGTGCTGGAGCTCGACGTCGGTCTGCAGCGGGTTGTGTAGGCCGTTGGTGAAGAGATTGATTTGATCTTGCTCCTGGAGAGTGCGGCAGCGGGCGAGCAGGGGAAGGAACTGCGCCTTGTACTCCTCCACTGTCCTGATGCAGTGAAGCTTCATGAGAGCGCTGAGTGGATTGCTGCGCATAGGAGGACCGAATGCCCGTTGCACCTTGTCGACGAACTCCGACCATGTGGGGGCGCCATGGTTCTGCTCCAGGTGGTAATACCAGTCCTGGGTGGCGCCTTCCATGTAGAAAGAGGCAAGCCACAAGCGCTCGTCGTTTGATGTGCGGTTGGCGCAGAAGAATTGTTCCGCCTTGTAGAGCCAAAGGATCAGGTTCGTGCTACCATCATAGCGCGGGAAGCGGAGCTTGTGTTTGGTGTGCtcacgcggcggaggaggaggcggggcggtGAGGGTGCCGCTGTGGGAGGCACCGGAGGAGTGGTGGTCGGATTGCAATCTGTTGACCGCCACGTTGAGGCGGCTCTGGTTGCCCTTGATCGTGGACATCTTGGACTTGATGGTGGAGAGGTCAGCGAGGATGGTTTCCAGGGCGTGCTTCAGATCATCACCcatggtggcggtggagcagTGGGGGCGCGCAGGGGAGTCATGGGTGGTGGGCGCGGTGGCGGTAGCAAGCATTGGCCAAGGAAAGTCCCATCTGATACCAGATGATAGAGCTAGGAAACTGAAGGCTTTATTGATGATAATGGCACAACAGTAGATCACGTTCACCCTCCCTAGGAGGCTCTGAAGAGATTGATTCTactctgcttctcctcctctaCTGTCGCTCAGCTTATATGAGTGCCGGCCACTACAAATCTCAACTAACTCCTCTAATCCTTATCTTAAGCCTAACAAACTACCCAGCTAACAAACTAGATCAATCAGGCGCCTACTCAGTCGAGGCTGTTGGCgccctcttcctcttgttgTAGACTATCCCAACAAAGACGTCCACGACGCTCAGACTAGTCAAGCTGTCCAATATTGGATTCGAGTACTGCATAATTGCATATGCACAGTCCAACAGGCAACAGGACATGCTCCTCGTGCAGTCATGCGAAAGACTGAAACAACAGCGGCCAGGACAGTGAATACCGAACAGAATTACAGTACAAAAGGACACTGCTTCCTTTCAGAGCACTGCAGTTACTGAAGCAACATACCACAACACTGGTGCACACGCGAATTGCCATCGCAGGAAAGATCACACTTGCCGCTCCCAACTACAGAACCTTCCAGGCTGGTCAGAGTGAAGTGGTTAATGCAAGCGCGCACCAACTCCCTCGTGCCGCCGCGCCGTGCGGGTGTTTATATACCCCCGCACGTCCTGACGGCCATGGCATCGCGAGTTTCCCACTCGATCGCGCCGGTGGCGGTCGAGCTCCCTCCAGCACCATCCGTGTCGCGGGGAGATTGCCAAGAGACACCGGGCCCGCCCCGAACCGGCTGGCTCTCTCGGCTCGGGTGAAAACGCACGACCGCACGCGCCTCGTCGTTTCTCTCGTCTTCCGCCACCGACGCTTCCCGTGATCAGAATCCGGGAAATGGCAGGTCCACCACGCGCGTCGCGGGGCCTCGCCCTCCTCTGCTTCCTGTTCTCGTGCGCCGCGCTcgcggcgccgcgcgccggAGCGAGCCGGCTGAGCCGGGAGGACCTCGACGTCAGcctcggcagcggcgggggtgtcggcatcggcatcggcatcggcggcggcggcggcggcggtcagggaggcagcagtggcagcagcccggcgccgtcgccgtcgggtcCGCGGGCGTGCGACTTCGAGAACGAGCGGCTGTACCGGGCGTACCTGGTGATCCAGCAGTTCAGGCAGACGGTGACGTGCGACCCCATGGGCATCACCCCGAGCTGGAGCGGCACCGACCTGTGCTCCAGCTACAAGGGCTTCTTCTGCGAGCGGCCGCCCAACGTGACGGACCGGACCATCGCGTCTGTCGACTTCAACGGCTACATGCTGCGCTCCGACTCCCTGCAGGGCTTCATCAACAGCCTCCCGGACCTGGCGCTGTTCCACGCCAACTCCAACGACTTCGGCGGCGCCGTGCCGGCGCTCGGCGGCCTGCAGTACTTCTACGAGCTGGACCTGAGCAACAACAGGCTCGCGCCGGCCCCGTTCCCGACCGACGTGCTCGGCCTCACCAACGCCACCTTCATCGACATCAGGTTCAACAGCTTCTACGGCGAGCTCCCCGCCGGCGTCTTCTGCAGGTTCCCGCGGATCCAAGCCATCTTCGTCAACAACAACCAGTTCTCCGGCAGCCTCCCGGACAACATCGGGCAGTCGCCGGTGAACTACCTCTCCCTCGCCAACAACCGGTTCACGGGGGAGATACCAACGTCCATCTCCCACAACGCCGGCACGCTCCTCGAGGTGCTCTTCCTGAACAACAGCCTGAGCGGGTGCCTCCCCTACGAGCTGGGCCTGCTGGAGAAGGCCACGGTCATCGATGCCGGCACCAACCAGCTCACGGGCACCATCCCGGCGTCGTTCGCGTGCCTGCGCAAGGTTGAGCAGCTCAACCTGGCGGACAACCTCCTGTACGGCGAGGTGCCCGACGCGCTCTGCCGGCTCGCGTTCGGCCGCCTCAAGAACCTCACGCTTTCCGGCAACTACTTCACGTCGCTTGGTTCATGCTGCTGGGACCTGATCAAGGAGGGGAGGCTCAACGTCGACCGCAACTGCATCCAGTGGGCGCCCAACCAGCGCTCGCACGAGGAGTGCGCCAAGTTCCAACGCCAGACCAAGTCCTGCCCCGTCAACAGCTACCTGCCGTGCCGCCCCAAATACCGCGGCTCCGGCGAGCCAGCCGGCGCGgccgcacgggcggcggcggaggaggaggacgcggcggcggagtaCAGGTACCTGACGTACTCGGCTCTGCATCCTTGAGGGCCCAACCCGGGGCTGCACAGGTTGAAAAGGCGCGGAGCGCGCTGTGCGTCTCGCGTGACCCGTGAAACGACTGATGAGTCGATCGCTTGGCCCGTTGTGTTCGACGGGTTGTATTGGTGTGTCGTGTGTCCCTGTCTGTCTATGTTCTCCTTCTCTCTGATAATCCATCCACTATTTATTACGGCCCACATAATTCAGATGCACCATGCATGATGTGATGCCAGCATGTCTTTGCGGCCACGATAGCCCAGTATTCCgccgttttgacttttctaatatatatattattatgtatctaggcatagagtatatctaagtgtatagtaaaatctatgaatctaaaaaaatccaaaacgacctataatttagaatggagggagtaataaagCCCCTTTGGTTGAGCttcccaacctgcttttgcttcttacaaagtcaaaagccaaccaaaggggtGGCAAACCCATAGGTGCTTTGGGCCAAACCTACTTTTCCTCGGTACAAAACTCACAGGAACTTCCCCCATGCTTTCTCCGGCTGCGAAGGTGGGCAACttcaaaaaaattacccacctgtcACTGGTTATGAGATACCGATTCGTTTTCCCCCTTCTAttcccatccgccgccgccagcaagcTCGGCCCTCCGCTCCGATGCCACGGGCGCCTCCGCTCTGACGCCGTGGGCGCGAGCTCCTCCGGCTGTGGGCGCCTCCGACGCGAGCTCCTCCGGTCACGGGTGCGAGCTCCGACGCCGCGGGCGCCTCAAACACTGGTGCGAGCTCCTCTGGCCGCGGGTGTCGGGAAGGCCTCGCCGACGGCCATCGGAGCCGCGCACGactcccctcctcccttctcctaTCAATCTGTGCgctgggaggaagaagaagatactgGGTTcgctcgtcagtgagagagaaagagagttCAGTGGGGTGGACTGTGAATGACATGTGGGGTTTACTCGTAAGTGTTTCCAAAAAGTCACAATTGTTTCACCAAACGGCTTTTAGCTTTCTTACAGCCCACAACCTATAACAACTTTTCCATAGCCCGCTCACAGTTACTTTTTGTAAGTGTTTCCAAAAAGTCACAATTGTTTCACCAAACGGCTTTTAGCTTTCTTACAGCCCACAACCTATAACAACTTTTCCATAGCCCGCTCACAGTTACTTTTTCAAAAGTCACAGCTTaatcaaacacaccctaagcAAACATACCAGTGCATGACTATGAGGATCACCAGAAGCTTGATGCACATCACTGGAATGTGCACTTCATGGAGCAGAAGCTTGCATATTAGGCAGCTGAAGTATCTAATTGATGAAGTACAAATAATATGACCTGTAGAAAACTATTCAGGCAATCATACATGCTGCACCTTCCACCAGAAACTGAAACTCTAAAAGACCATCACCTGTGGCTGTGATAATATCTCATGCCAAGATATGGTCAAAATTGTCACCAAACATTATTAGATTTTGAAGCAAACAACATCAGTCTCCAGTTTAACAAACGGTACGGAAATCGAACACGCAGCGTCATCAGATGGTTTGATGTAGCGCGCACAATAATCCTTGTGCATTTATTCTTAAGCAACAACACATGACAATTTGTAGACTAGTTGTTGTCATGCAGTCTCCCCTTGAAAATCA
This portion of the Setaria viridis chromosome 7, Setaria_viridis_v4.0, whole genome shotgun sequence genome encodes:
- the LOC117862515 gene encoding uncharacterized protein At4g06744 → MAGPPRASRGLALLCFLFSCAALAAPRAGASRLSREDLDVSLGSGGGVGIGIGIGGGGGGGQGGSSGSSPAPSPSGPRACDFENERLYRAYLVIQQFRQTVTCDPMGITPSWSGTDLCSSYKGFFCERPPNVTDRTIASVDFNGYMLRSDSLQGFINSLPDLALFHANSNDFGGAVPALGGLQYFYELDLSNNRLAPAPFPTDVLGLTNATFIDIRFNSFYGELPAGVFCRFPRIQAIFVNNNQFSGSLPDNIGQSPVNYLSLANNRFTGEIPTSISHNAGTLLEVLFLNNSLSGCLPYELGLLEKATVIDAGTNQLTGTIPASFACLRKVEQLNLADNLLYGEVPDALCRLAFGRLKNLTLSGNYFTSLGSCCWDLIKEGRLNVDRNCIQWAPNQRSHEECAKFQRQTKSCPVNSYLPCRPKYRGSGEPAGAAARAAAEEEDAAAEYRYLTYSALHP